One Cyanobacteria bacterium GSL.Bin1 genomic window, TCAAAAAGGCAGGAACCCCGACCATGGGCGGTGCCTTTTTTATTCCGATCGCGCTGTTGATTGCGGTTTTCTGGTCAGGTTTTCAGCCAGAGGTGATCGCTGTTTCATTGGTGACGCTGAGTTATGCCCTAATTGGCTTAGTGGATGATTGGCAAATTTTAGTGAAAAAGTCGAATAAAGGGATCTCCCCCCGCGCAAAATTAGGGTTACAAATTCTCGCTGCGATCGCGTTTTGTCTCTGGTTAGGAATCACTTCGCCCCCTGAAGTGACAACGGTTCCCTTGCCTTTTGGTATTCTCCTGCCCCTGGGTTTTCTCTTTTGGCCCTTAGCGGTGTTTGTCTTCGCTGCGGAAAGTAATGCGACGAACTTAACCGATGGTGTGGATGGTCTAGCGGGCGGCACTTGCGCGATCGCGTTTTTGGGCTTGGGTAGCATTTTACTCATTTCCGATCCGCCACTGGCGCTATTTTGTGCTTGTATGAGTGGGGCGTGTGTCGGTTTTGTCTTTCACAACCGCAATCCGGCAAAAGTGTTTATGGGGGATACGGGCTCTCTTGCCCTGGGTGCAGGGTTAGCTGCAGTTGGCATCAGCACGCAGCAATTATTTCCCTTACTCATTATCAGTGGAATTTTCTTTGCCGAATCGCTCTCTGTCATCGCCCAAGTCGGATATTATAAAGCGACTAAAGACGAAAAGGGGGTAGGCAAACGTTTATTTAAAATGGCACCTTTGCATCATCATTTTGAACTCAGTGGTTGGTCAGAAATCCAAGTTGTTGGTGTTTTTTACGCGATCGCGCTACTTTTAGTTATCCTTACTTTTTTCTCTGTTTAAGTCACTGTTTTAGCAATCAATCAAATCGTAAAAGTACAAAAATGTTCCTGAGTCAGTCGAAGAACACAGAAAATTGAACAATAAAAATATCATTGAATTATCATGAGAAATCAGGATCAATAAGGCTGTCTTCTTTTAAGATATCTTCTAACCTTGTCCAAGGAATGTTGACTTCATAAGTCCCTGCGGCATAGGGGCCAATTTCATAAGTATTATAAAATAAGTATAATCCTTCTTGAGTAATTGCAAAATTTTGCGGTAATACGAGTTGATTTTCAAATAATCCTGCTGCACTTAAATCTTGAGTAGGGGTCAAATTATAAGCTTCTCTAAATTGTCGTTCTGCACGATTTAGAAGTAATTCTTTATTGGTAATAAAATCTTCGATTTGGATGAGTTGTCCAGTCTTTTTATCGAAATTAAGATAAGTCTGACGGGAATTGGGATGAGCCCCACCCAAATAAGAATACTCGGATATGCTCATTGTAATTGTCCTTGGAGTTGCGCTTGCTTGTTTTCCGTTAATTTCAATCATCCAATGATTCGCTAGGACAGAATTAGGTTCAATTTGTTGGTTAAAATCCAAAAACAGTTCTTGCACAATCGTCTCTAAATCTGGCAGTTTAGGGTTAGGATTTTCAGAAAATCGATAATCACCGAGTAAATTGATCACCTGTTGTTTAATCACTTGATTAATATGGGTCGTAATAGCATTATTATTACCTTTGAATTGCGGATAATGAACAATCACTTCAAAGCAAGGTTGACCTTCCTTGTCACAATTTCCAGTCTGCCATTCTTGGTTAATTGGTTTGACCATCCAAGCTTCTCCTTTAGCGGTACTCAGTGAAGTGGGAGTCGATAAATGAGGAGATTGATTGGTGTTTGCTTCTCCACAAGCAACCACAAGAAAAATGCAGAGTAAACTGAGACTGGTTTGGATTTTCATAATTTGTGCACAGCAAAATTAACTAAAAATCAAGAGCCAAACGATAAGCTTTCATTAGGATTATGATTAGCTTTTACTTTATATGGCAGAAAGACGAGATTTACAATAGGACTTTGTTGATTCAGATAATGCTCCCAAAGTATTAAGATATAAGAACAATTGCCCAATCATTGTTGGTGAATGATGGACGAACTGTGTCTAAAAGAATTAATCCACAAAACCAATCTGGAATTACGCCCACAACTGCAGATCAAAAGCGTTGATCCTCATAATCCAGTTGTGATTTATCATCTCCCCGAACCTTGGGAAAAAGTGGGAACCGGAAACTACGCAGCCGTTTTCTCTCATCCCGCTTA contains:
- a CDS encoding phospho-N-acetylmuramoyl-pentapeptide-transferase, with product MVQTKLWRDVIAGSGKGLLVALIMTIIAASVTLDYRINLGAGITLPLLVSILGSAGVGTAIIPILKRLKAGQFIREDGPQTHLKKAGTPTMGGAFFIPIALLIAVFWSGFQPEVIAVSLVTLSYALIGLVDDWQILVKKSNKGISPRAKLGLQILAAIAFCLWLGITSPPEVTTVPLPFGILLPLGFLFWPLAVFVFAAESNATNLTDGVDGLAGGTCAIAFLGLGSILLISDPPLALFCACMSGACVGFVFHNRNPAKVFMGDTGSLALGAGLAAVGISTQQLFPLLIISGIFFAESLSVIAQVGYYKATKDEKGVGKRLFKMAPLHHHFELSGWSEIQVVGVFYAIALLLVILTFFSV
- a CDS encoding DUF4163 domain-containing protein, translated to MKIQTSLSLLCIFLVVACGEANTNQSPHLSTPTSLSTAKGEAWMVKPINQEWQTGNCDKEGQPCFEVIVHYPQFKGNNNAITTHINQVIKQQVINLLGDYRFSENPNPKLPDLETIVQELFLDFNQQIEPNSVLANHWMIEINGKQASATPRTITMSISEYSYLGGAHPNSRQTYLNFDKKTGQLIQIEDFITNKELLLNRAERQFREAYNLTPTQDLSAAGLFENQLVLPQNFAITQEGLYLFYNTYEIGPYAAGTYEVNIPWTRLEDILKEDSLIDPDFS